A stretch of DNA from Leptolyngbya sp. SIO1E4:
AATGACAACAACTGCAGTGCAAGACTTTTTAACCAAAGTCGGCGAAGACCAAGAACTCCAGGGCGAAATGGCCAAAGCCCTGGAAGCGGAAAATGACCGGGAAGCCGTGACCGCGTTAGCGCAGGCAAAGGGATATGAGTTTACCTCTGAGGAACTCTGGGCCGAAGTTCAAGCTCGGCAGGCGGAGCTTGAGCAACGCCAAGCCGCCGGTGAGCTTACCGACGAAGAATTAGAAGCGGTGGCTGGGGGCGAAATAGTAGTTGCCATATCCATAGTAAAGACCCTCAG
This window harbors:
- a CDS encoding Nif11-like leader peptide family natural product precursor; translation: MTTTAVQDFLTKVGEDQELQGEMAKALEAENDREAVTALAQAKGYEFTSEELWAEVQARQAELEQRQAAGELTDEELEAVAGGEIVVAISIVKTLSVAFSAGAAISLGGGIAYGATKW